The sequence CTAGATCCTTATCTTTAATCATTACTTCTAAAATCATTAACTAATGCAAAATCCAAAGATGTTTATGTCAAAATAAGGACACGTGGCATTCCATTTTCCACAAGcactttttttttaaccaaaaataaaaaaaaaaacagaaccaGAGAGAAAGAACTAACCAATAATGGAGCTGTGTTCGATTCGATTGGGAGTAGAGACTTTGCATCATCTTCTTcaaccaaactcaaactcaaagcCAAACCCAAAACCCATCTTCATTACAACTTGCCACGTCCACCAAACTCGCCACCTCAGCATTTCAGCCACCAGCGCCGGCGCCGGCGCCGGCACAGCATTAGAGAAAGCCGGAGACGGAGGCAAGAGAGTGGTGGAGCTAGTCGGAGCTTTTAACCAACTGACACACAGAATGGGTTCAACAACTTCATCTTCAATTCTGTTCAAAGCCCTTAAACTGTCAATCCCTCTTCTCCACGCGCTTCCACTCGCCCCAGACGGCCGTTCACCTCTCTCCAAGGCTTTATCGGTAGCTTTACTCCTGGCCGATCTTCACATGGACGCAGAAGTAATCTCCGCCTCAATCCTCCGGCATTTGGTTCAGTCCGGTACTATTTCGATTACCCATGTTAGGAATCGGATTGGTACTGGCACAGCTCATCTTCTCCACGAGAGTCTCAGAGTGAATAATCTTCCTTCGACTTTCAAAGACATTGATGCTTTAGACGAAGGAGACGCTTCGGCAATTAGAAAATTTTGCCTAACTTATTACGACATTAGAGCTCTGATTCTTGAGCTCGCTCTCAAGCTTGATACAATGAGAAATCTCGATTACCTTCCTCGTTATCACCAGCAATTGATTTCTCTCCAGGTAagggaaattcaaaaatttgagaAATTTAACTATATTGAATTTAGTTTCTATATGAGTTGCTATGTAAATTTAACTATATGAGTTGCTTAGTTAGTTGTTACGTGAGTTGCTATttagaattctgtaaaaatacaagaaaaaaacTGCTTAAAGTGTAAAAAATGCAAAATAACTATATTGAATTTAGTTTCGGGTtgttatgttaattttttagttgcAATTTAAATTGTTTTGTTAGTTGTTATGTGTTACTATGTAGATTtctgtaaaaatgaaaaaaagaacTCCAAAGTGTAAAAGTGCAAAAATCGCTTGAATTTATAGTGTTGAGTGTAAATTGTGAAATTTGTTAAAGTGAAATActaaaatttgtaaaataagCAATTATGATGGTTTATAGTCATTTTATGACCATAATGATCATTTGCAATCGCACAGTTTAATTTATTGTCGATTCTACAACCATACAAGGTTATAGTCAGAAAACGGCACTACTTATTGCTTTAttgaattttttcacttttgAATTCTAaacaatttgatttttgaaaacTCCATGGACATGATGTGTAAGAAAAATTATCAATTTGACTGTTAGTGTAAGTAGATTAAGGATTGAATTTCTGTTAGAAGATTCATAATGAGAAAAGTGTTTcttcaataaaatttaaaaagagtGATTTAAATGATATGTGGGAGCCTTACTTTCTTAAAATGTAGCGATCGAGATAGAATCAGACCGATTCGCTTATGACCTCTCCCTCTATGTCCTGTGGTTTCTATCTTGAAATAATGAATTGAGTTTGGATAAGCATTTAAGATAtgcaattttaattaatatgttGTTTTATGGTCGCACAGTATAATTTTTAGTTGCACAAAACAGGTAATGAAGATTCACGCCCCATTGGCTCACGCCGTAGGGACCCATCTCGTTTCTCTCGAGCTTGAGGATCTTTGCTTTCGGTATCTTTTCCCTTATTCCTATTTGTATGTGGATACTTGGTTGAGAACCCATAATGAGGCTCATGAGATGGGAAAGTCTCAATCTTTGATTGATGTATTTAAGGACCAGTTGTTGGTGGCTTTGAAAGCTGATTCTTTGTTGGCTGGAATGGTTACTGATATTACCGTTAAGGGTAGGTACAAAAGTAGGTATAGTACTATGAAGAAGCTCTTGAATGATGGGAGAAAGCCAGAGGAGGTGAATGATGTTCTTGGGTTGAGAGTTGTATTAGAGCCAAGAAGGTTTGAGAGTGATGATAGTGATGTGTTTGAAGAAATTGGTGTGAGAGCTTGTTATAGGACCCGCGAAGTTGTGCAGTCTTTGTGGAAAGAAATGGCACATAGAACGAAAGATTACATTGCTAATCCGAAACCGAATGGGTATAGGAGTTTACATATGGCTGTTGATGTGAGTGAAGAAGGTAGGAGTAGACCTATTATGGAGATTCAGATTAGAACTTCTGATATGGATGTTTTTGCTGCTGGTGGAACAGCTTCACATTCCTTGTATAAGGCTGGTCTCACTGACCCAGAAGAGGTAAATTTTGTTCTGAATAATTTCTAATAGTTGATTCTCATAGTCATAGTGAATAAGGGTATTGTTGTAGACTTTTCTGAGATTTTGAAGTAGTCTAATAAAGAAAAGTAATTTGCGGCCAAACCCTTTTGTGATTTAATTTGTATCTTGATCTATTTTTAGTTGGCAATATCCCTTTAATTTCACTTTTATTTGCAAATTCGAGGTGTCGGCTAAAGCTAACTGGGACTGTCACTGTATGTACATGGGACATGTTTTTAACCGACACTTTGGATTTGAAAATAGAAGTAGAGTTAAATTGAAACCCGAATtgaaacataagggggtttaaCTGCAAATTATTCAACAAAAGAAGACACAAATGTTGAAATCCCAAAATAGCTCTTGGAGAGGCTTCTCTTTTATTTAACCTTTCAAGAGAGTTAGATCTCTCCCAAGAGATTTCTCTCAATTCTAAACTCTTTCAACATAACTGAAACTGAGTTCTAATTAAGCAAAAACAACTCAGCCTAAAGCAATTAAAACAAAGATTAAAACTGAATAAACTGCTGTAATAAAACTTATGCTTGGCGTTTATGGCTTTTCCTCCTTTGTTAGACACATCGGACCAGAAGCTTATCATATAGAACATATTGAGTCTTGAGTTgatttgattattgaataaaTTAGAGATTAATTTGCAGGCAAAGCGGCTCAAGGCCATAATGGTGGCTGCGGCTGAACTAGCAGCATTGCGTCTTAAGGGTCTTCCATCTACAAATCATAAAGGTATTGAAAACGACCAACAAAATAGGGTGTTTCGCCTTCTGGACAAGAATGGAGATGGCAGGATCAGCATTGAGGAACTTATGGAAGTTATGGAAGAGCTTGGTGCTCCTGGGGATGATGCCCGGGAGATGATGAAGCTCCTTGATTCCAATAGTGATGGATCTTTGAGCTCTGATGAATTTGACTTGTTTCAGCAACAGGTGTGTGGCGATTGATGTCTTTAATAGTAGAACTACTAATCATGGGCATGAGAACATAAATGAGAAGTAATTTATTTTATGCAAATGCAATTCTTGTTTACTGTTTTGTAGGTTGAATTTATGCGTAATTTGGAAGACAGAGATGGTCAGTACAAGCTGATGCTGAATGAGAAGCTTCAAACGTCGGTAAACAGCAGCAGCGACGCCATTCAGGAATGTAATGGAAGCTAGCCAAAATTGGGCATGTAAAAAGGTTAGAGATTGACTAGAGTTAATTCAAATTCTTCATTATAGGCCTAGAATTTCTGTGAGCTTGTTTTACTTCTTATTTTCTTATGAATTGAATTAAGTGTTTGAAACTTGATTTCGGggattgaattggatttgaTAAAATTCCACTCAATGATTTTCAATGTCTTGGAATTCGAGGAATTCGAGAGCCTAGTTTCCTCCCAGAAAGGGTTACAACCCTACTAAAATCTCCTCATCCCACAAATAAACTCTCTTCCCCTATTAATTCTAATACCGCCACGCTCTAACATAACCCAACTACCCAAAACCCTGCCGCTACTCACTGCTACTGACTTGGCGGTGGCTCTCTTGGTCCTCCGAGTATAGACTTTGGTCCTTTTAGGGAAGGAGGTCCTCTGTTCAAATTAGAAATTTGTAAAAGCTTTTACTTTGGTAGAAAACATCATATGGTTAGGTTACTAATAAATGACAGTTGATTATTTGATGAAATGATTGTAAAACAGTTAGGAAAGATGGGATTTGTCTGTTTGAGAGGCTTTTACTGCCTGATTATGTCCATAAGTTTATCACTTGATTAAACAAAAAATGTGGCCTGTGAAAGTTCTGAAGAATAAAATGGATTTTCTAGCATGTTTAGATATTGTTTAATATAAAACCTTATGATTGGCATTATGGCATAAAACATGTTAGCATGCCTAAAAATCTGGTGAGAAAACTTTATTCTGATAAGATATTTTGAAAGTATATATGATTTCAATTAGAGtaatccaaaaaataaatagataaaagtAGGGAGTTGATTATTTATGATTTCATTTGAGCTTTGAAACATTCAATATCCTTTATCAGAATATGATTTGGTTCTCACACCATTGTTCTGTTGTGCATTGCAGCAATGTGAGCAATTATTATGATGAGAAATCAGATTCTTGCATATGCACCATAATGTAGATTACTTCAATACACTAGTTATCAGCAATTTCAGCTTATATATACATCAAATTTCAAACAATTGAGCATTCTCTACTTCTGTTTCGACGATTTTTGTTGTTGATACAGAGAGTGGCCCTGTCGAAGGAGAGACAACGAAGTAGCGGATAGGGACTacgttgttttgatcgaattcCCATCCAATTTCGGTTCTATCTGTTTGGTTAATTTCCAGTCAAGGAAGATGAAGAGTGTCTTCCTCCATGTGTAACATATTTATAGCCAATGAGTTATTTCCATATTCTTACTACATATTCTTGGTAtgtattttatgtatatatataatatagtacATGTTTCACTTTGTTCAACTTGATTATTGAATAGTGAGAGTTTGGTGATTTCAGTTAATAAAAATGAAAGATGTATCAGATCAGTCTTAACTATTTATGTTGGATAGAAAGTTCAGAATTTTGCTGATAAATTTTAGCAAGGGACTAGAAGGAAAATCTGACCACTTTGTCAAAAACTAGTCTCAAGAACCATTAAAGTTCATACTCAGAGCTCATCTTCCATCCCAGCCTGATGCAACACAACAATTCCATTAGGGTCCATCTTCCTACAATCATGTGTTTGACTTGGCTGCAATTCCGAACTCCAAAGGCACATCAGACATAGAAAACATCACAACAACCCCATCACCAGGTGCAATATTCTCTG is a genomic window of Cannabis sativa cultivar Pink pepper isolate KNU-18-1 chromosome 9, ASM2916894v1, whole genome shotgun sequence containing:
- the LOC115722730 gene encoding probable GTP diphosphokinase CRSH, chloroplastic; this encodes MELCSIRLGVETLHHLLQPNSNSKPNPKPIFITTCHVHQTRHLSISATSAGAGAGTALEKAGDGGKRVVELVGAFNQLTHRMGSTTSSSILFKALKLSIPLLHALPLAPDGRSPLSKALSVALLLADLHMDAEVISASILRHLVQSGTISITHVRNRIGTGTAHLLHESLRVNNLPSTFKDIDALDEGDASAIRKFCLTYYDIRALILELALKLDTMRNLDYLPRYHQQLISLQVMKIHAPLAHAVGTHLVSLELEDLCFRYLFPYSYLYVDTWLRTHNEAHEMGKSQSLIDVFKDQLLVALKADSLLAGMVTDITVKGRYKSRYSTMKKLLNDGRKPEEVNDVLGLRVVLEPRRFESDDSDVFEEIGVRACYRTREVVQSLWKEMAHRTKDYIANPKPNGYRSLHMAVDVSEEGRSRPIMEIQIRTSDMDVFAAGGTASHSLYKAGLTDPEEAKRLKAIMVAAAELAALRLKGLPSTNHKGIENDQQNRVFRLLDKNGDGRISIEELMEVMEELGAPGDDAREMMKLLDSNSDGSLSSDEFDLFQQQVEFMRNLEDRDGQYKLMLNEKLQTSVNSSSDAIQECNGS